The window AAGTTTGTAAATGGCTAAAAACGTTTTttggccgtaatttctacaaacttccttagaatggggcaaataatatacgattgaaaagctacggaaaatgcgaaactttttcatgtagatgGTTTTCTTTGATTCCTAGctgttttcaagtaattttgaaaacaGCGAGATCATGCGTTCTGACTTtaccgcgaaacagattcttcaaaaatgcactgcgtgaagaacgtgaacttctcggcatgtctacttgaactttactatgttttttctatgtttttttgctcatagctctccatccactcaccggaattgagcaagtgatataatgATGGAAAGTTgttgcaaacacgcaactttcatgtgttgatcattttttcatactcacgaCGGTTCAAAAGAATTTTTTGAATACATAAAAAACATGTTTTAATTGATATACACGACAATTCTAAACCGTACATTGGTTTGTAgcatataatataccgttggaaagcttatgaatatgagcaactttttcatgtagacaaTTGTCACAAAGTTGGTGTCGTTTGACAGCAGTTTTAAAAATGTCAAAAGCAATGCCATTTTTGCCTTTTTGACATGTAATGGAAGGTCGGATGTCTCACAATATAAGTTTTGAACCATGGTgggaggagcacgtgaacttcttgcaacaaatcttTAAGTCTTTTAGTTTTGTATTCTTTTTGTTGTTACCTAAAACGCATTCTGTGTAGTAGTTGAGCTGCTCATTGTTTTCAGTTTGGACTTCTGTCCCGTATTTTTGTTCCCAATTCCTCACCCGTTCGTCGGAGTTGCCGAACATTTTGTGTGTGTTTTTGCACAAGTAAATACCTAGTGAACCTACTTTACAAGATTTTTTGAACTTTCTTGGGCCGACCACGTGAACTTCTAGCAAGGTCCTTTTTGGACTTTAccattttattcttttttcttataTCAAACATACTTCATGTAGTAGTTGAAACGCTGGTTgttttcactttgaacttctctctgcttTTCTTCCCATAACTCCTAAAACAATCATTGAAAATCTAAGTTTTTGAAATATTGAACTACCCTATTCTTGTAATCTTGGCTtcttagtttatttttagtaacagAAAAATCCTAGTTTAGTATTAAATATTGAACCGGTCCGTTatataaatttgaacttctagagttTCTTCTTTAGAAATGGCGAAAATCCTTTCGAATGAATTCTGTACtgctctatttttaaaatttgaacttctagttttttttacctttgaacttcttgttttcattctttaataatAAGGAAAATCTGAATTTTGTATGACCATCGAAGTGCTTCATTTTTTGACTTGAACTTCTAGGGTTTTCTTAACGGAGAAAATCCCTTTTTTTTATAAATTTGCGTCGAGATGCTTTGTTTTTTCAATTTGACCTTGTTGGGGTTTGTAATAAAGATTGGACTTCTTCATATTTTAAATGTAAACCTCTAGGTGTTTCTAGAAATGGTGAAAATCCATtctttctataatttttgattttttttttaaatttgcaCTTCTAGGTTATTTTACAAATGAGTAAAATCTATTTTTCAAAAAGGGAAATCCATGAGATTTTTTTGTACAAACATATGTGTCTCTTTTTTGTTTTCTCATTTTTGTCTAACTTTCGAATTTATTAAATATGAACTTCGGGAGCTAACATAATTCTAGGTGAACCTTTTTTCGTTCTTCTATACAAATATCATGGTGctctattattttaatttgaacttcttggttataTTTCTAAAAAACTAAATTTTTTATTCAGGCCGAACTACTTTTTTAGTTTAATTCGTACTTCTTGGTTTAACGGTGAAAATGAAATGCCCTATTGttctaatttgaacttctaggtttttatttatttagaaAAGTGATTTCTTATTTTGTTTAAACATCGTACAAGGAATATCCATGTTTTATGAACGTcaatttaaaagttgaacttcttctttctttttttaaaCTTCCGGAGTTCACATTTTCTAGGTGATGCTATGTTTTCTTAAAAAAGATATACTCCATTTTTAGACTTTAAAATTGCTCTATTATTTTCAAATTGAACTTCATTTTTTCATTATTTAATAACGGGTGAGAACGATTTGTCTTTATAAACATCAAGCtattttttattttaatttgaaacaTTAATAAAAACACATGAATTTTCCCAACTCTGCTTCTATTTTTTCTCCACTGGACTCCTCTAATGAAGTTTTTTAGCATATAGCTTTAGTTGAACTTGGCATACGGTCGTAGTACAACTTCCCCGCGGCTAGTGTATATGTTTGTAGAAATTCATCGCGACCGACGTGTAGCCGTAATACCTAGCATATTTTTGTAGTGCAACTTCATTGTACGTCTGTGAATTTGATAGACGCAGTAGATATGCAATATCATTTCTCAGACACGCTATATGGGCCTTAAGGCTATCCAACATTTTTGGTCAAAGCGTCAAGGGGATGCAGCTGCGTGCATGTCCTCCACATAACGCTAAATGTTCTCGTGGGCAATCCATCTAGATATTATATGTGAACTTTAAAAAGACATTAAATTGTCATTGCATCAAGAAACTATGTATAGAATGTAGTAGATTTTTTATAGGATGCCAAACAGAACATGAGATATTCGCACGTCTTAGCTCATGAATTAAGTCAGAACATGTTGTTTTCCCTCAACAAAAAAGTTTTTGTCTTCCTCATCCATTCACAAAATATTAGCTCAAGAATTAACCGCCAATTTCTATTCTTATTTTATGCAAGCGAGCCCGTTTTAGAATGGGTAATAGATAAAGTGGCTTTCATTTTTTCTGAATGTTAGACTGCTCAATTATTTTACTATCAAATTCTGCATTTGTATTTTAAGAATGGGGATAACAAGAAATGATTTTTCTAGGTAGAATTTCATGTGTTTTTACGAATGATTTCTTGGTGGTTTTTTCCTCATGGTGgcttcttttttgtatatatttttcCCATGAACTTCGATATGTTATGTTACACAAAATTGAAAACATTTTGTATCATGAACACCACTGATTTTTTATGGCGAACTTTTTTTAGTGTTTTTCAAAGCTTACTTTGTATTCATTTTTTTGGCGAACTGTAAATGTCTAAAAGGTTTTTtgacataagcaaacaacacatttgTGAACATAAGTTATTTTTAGTACTCTTTCTATTGCCCTAGCATCAACATGTTTTCATAAATGCACCCACACAAACGGGAGTACACACTAGAGCACGCACACACAGAGCGCGCAACCGCGTACACACCAACACACAAGCACCCACATAGTGAGCGGCACACACGAGTCATCACACCCAACACACACGCATGCACCGATATACTAATCTTTTTCAATAGTTACTTCATAACCCCTTGATTTTGAACTCCCGTGGAAGCCGTCATTGAATGGTTGAATATCTTTTTACAACATCAAGGCCATCAAGATTAGTTATCTGAACATAACGGTCGTCCATCCGTCTTTCTGAACTCTAAAATATACTTCAATTATAGAGCAACTTCTCTCATTCAGCTATCTGAACAGGGCCAACGCAGTTCAACCTTGAACAAAATTGCAGAATTGCAACCTGTTTAATAGAACTTCGGTAAACCAGCATACCCATGGCTTGGCGTCTGATCCTGCTGCAGTGGCCATCCATCAGAAGCCAGAGTGCTGAACCATCAAAGGACTAGAGTTCTGGGTAGGGTAGCAGAGTTACACCCCGGTTGAATCATCAAGGGACTGGAGTTCCGTGCAGCAGAGGTATACTTCGACTGAACCATCAAGGGACTTGAGATCTGGGCAGCAGGGCTACGCAACACCCCTGCCGAGCCTTCAAGGCAACAGAGCTACACTCCAGTTGAACCTTCAAGGCAATGGAGCTCCGAGCAGTAGGGCTACACTACAGCTGAACCATGAGAGAAGCAagaaagacgatgccggggaaggtcGAACCTAGCCATCGTTGCAGTCCACGCGTAGACAGTGAGTGCTTTGGTGGTTAGCATCAATCGGTCATCAGAGACCCACAGGCTGCAGGGATGACCGGATCCGCCAGCGAAAATCCCGGCAGAGCTCATCCGGCGGGAGGGGGTGGAGAATGAAGAAGGAACAAGGGAGGAAGCAGGACAGCGTTGTATGGGAAGTTGGGCGGTGGCGCGCTGGTTGCGtagcggagggaggaagtagagcgGCGGCGCATGGGATGCAGAGCTTAGAGAGGCAGCAGGGCAGAGGCGACGACACCGGAGGGATCAGCGGCTGGGTGTAGGAGAGGTCTTTCATGGCGGCCAGCTGCAGGTCGTTGCCTCCTCCGGCCGAAGGTCAATGCCTCCTCCAGCTGCAGTACCAACCCGCGCGTGTGCTCGTGGTATCCGGCGAGTGAAGGGCGGTGAAGGATACTCGCCGGACCCGGCGACCCCGAGGTGCTTCGGGAAGTGGTGCGACGGCGTCTCCTCCGGATCCGCTGGGGTCGGGGTGCGGCGCGTCGCTGGTTGGGGTCGAGGCTGCGCCGCTTCAGCGGTTGGGGGTAGGGCGGCCGTAGAGATGCCGGGCGGGGGCGGGGCGGCTGTAGTGTCGCCAGTTGGTGGTGGGTGCTGCATTTGGATCGGGGAGGTGGGTGGGTATTTGGATTCTGGAGTtcggatccaaatagttattctaatcctgggatagaatagtgatatatatatatatacataaacactattctgatcacgggatgagaATAATATTGTGATGACAACCTGACctaccccgctagtagtacgttgaacttccctgtgaactaggttgaacttccaccaacattgcccaaatggggcttgcgatataccgttggaaagctatggacaccagtatcatgacccaacttaaatttttggcaatatgtaagcggtttaagagcagttttgaaaaccgttttttcttcacacaaaaaacatgaattatattttcgatcgcatttctaaaccatttatcagaatgaggcgtataatatggcgttgaaaagctgctgcaaaaccgctacttccacatgttgaaagttttctctaattctctatggttaaagagtaatttgaaaaaaacatAAACTTTCGCAAATCGAACAGCCAAGTTCGTATTTTTgacgtcatttctaaacggctaatccaattgaggcatatgatatggccttggaaagcttatgaaaatgtgcaCTATTTcattttgaaagttttttctaattttaaatggtttaagagtaatttagaaaacggtacaagtcctatcgagttcgtattttcgagctaatgttTTAACCGTGCATCTGAATGcatcaaatgatatggcgttggaaggcttgaacaaatgcgaaactttttggtatgtattatttctccaAAAATTTTACGGTTTTAATTCATTTTCGAAAATGGCAAAAAACGTATTTTTGTCgtattttctacaaactttatcggaatggcgcaaataatataccattgaaaatctACGGAAAATGGAaagtttttcatgttgatggttttctctgattcctaactgttttcaagtaattgcgaaaatcgcgagatcattcgttctacttttatcgcgaaactgattcttcgGAAATgcgccgcgtgaagaacctgaactactCGGCACGTGTACTTGAATTTCACTCTGTTTTCGTGTGCTTTTTTGGCTCGCAGCTGTAACACACAATTGAGCAAGTGTTATACCGATGGAAAACTGAtgtaacacgcaactttcccgtgttgatcattttttcatactcgtgacGGTTTTAAAGTTTTTCATCCgagattcattcagtgtagtaattGAACTTCTTGCCattttcatgttgaacttcttgcTGTTTTCACTCTGACGTatttttaataacgaggaaaatagttttctataatcataacttcttcatcttttttatatggtcttcttggttttattcttaatcattttttatgaataaaaatattttaagacaccaaaacaacatttttgtgtgtgtttttgcattggtttacacATCAAACCGcatcatctttagaaattgaacttctccttttctttttatttcctttcAACATTGTTTAGCACGTTGAACCatgtcatctttagaaattgaacttccaCTTTCTTTTTGTTTTGTTTCAACATTGGGTTGCACGTTGAATCGTTTCATCTTTAGAAATTCAACTTctcattttctttttgttttctttcaacattggtTTACACGTTGAGCCGCGTCATCTTTAGAGATTGAActtctccttttttattttcttgcatgttttaccttgcatgttcaaatttattttgaacttgctgagataacacacttgaccttctcgaacacaacattttgaccttcgcaaaacataaattaaagccAAACTTTTGACCTACAAAGCATGTATAATTTTCTCCACTTTTTCAAGAATAAGCGCTGAATCGCCCCGTTAGTTTGACTTGAACTTCTGCTGCACATGAATAagttgctgtaaacacgcaactttcccgtgttgatcattttttcatactcgcgacgattttaaaagttttaaaTCTAAAATTCATTTAGTGTAGTtggtgaacttcctgctgttttcacgttgaacttctatgacatattttcgtttgtaattttctcatccgttcgtcagtgttacacaaatgatattccttttgtacaaatctctctcacaataTATTTTTTAACTTTCTCTGACCAAGGACTTGAAcgtataacaacaaaacttttagtctttgttttttttattctttttttaacaAAAAAAGCACACCGTTTAGTACGTGAACTTCTCGCAGTTATCAATCTGAATTTCTCTCGATTAGGTGAGAACATCTGAATTTTTAATGAATTTTAATCTGAATTTCTTaatatttttttatgaattttgaagcgctctatttttaaaagttgaacttctttttattttatttttgaacttcttgtttccattctttaataacaaggaaaatctgagttttctataattatCGAACTTATCCGtagttttaatatggacttccttgtTTTCTATCTTaatctttttatgaaattttgaagcgctctatttttttaagttgaacttcttgttatttcatttttgaactttttgtttccattctttaataatgagaaaaatctgagttttctataatcatcgaacttctccatctttttaatctgGACTTCGTGGTTCTATTTTTTTAGTAACGGGAAAAATCCTAAACTTTCTGAGTTACACAATGTAAACTTCGCTTTataggaacccgaccttcgggctatcttcgtaaTCGTGTCTCCGCGCGCAAATTATTCTGATCAGTTGTGTTCTGTGTGTTGTAACTGTAATCTGGAAACGGTTTTTAGCAACTAATGcctgttttaaataggaatcttgcGCATTGGCAGATTTGCTCTCGGTTCGTGATGAATATGTGATGAGAGTTATATTCTGATAACTGCATAACCTGCTGCAGCAGTAGCACTTGAACTTCCccaagtgctaggttgaacttccgcaaacattgcccaaatggggcttgcgatataccattggaaagctatggacatgagtgtcatgacccaagttaatttATTGGCAAAATGTACACGTtttgagagcagttttaaaaaccGTTTTTATTCATGCAAAAAAACGTGAATTGTATTTTCGAGTCTATTTCTAAACcgcttatcggaatgaggcaaatgagatggcattggaaagctgctgcaaatccGCTCCTTTCCCATTTAGAAACTTTTTCCAAATTCTCAACGGTTAAATAGGATTTTTTTAGTGGATCCTTGCTATATTCGGCGCCCTGAGGTGCAAGGTGGCGACACGGAAAAACTTATGTATAGAAAACCGAGTTATTTGAATTTTGAACTACTCTATAATTATAAATTGAACTTCTTgatttattctttagtaacgggaGAAATCCGATTTTTGTAAAAAACATCAAACCACTCTACTGTTATAAATTGAACTTCTTGAGTTTATTGTTTTAGtaatgaggaaaatctgagtttttttaCATACATTTAACTAGTCCATTATTTTAatctgaacttcttagttttattcttttaataacgagaaaaatccAAGGTTTCAATATACATCAAACTATTCTATTATTTAAAATTTAACTTCCTAGTTTTTATTTTGCCAGGATTATTTTAATGAACATCCAACTGTTGTGGTATTTAAACCTgaacattttattttaattttagaAACAAATAAATTTTGTTCCTTTTTAATAAACTTCAGACTTCTCAATTTTCAAAATTTGGACTTCACAGATTTTTTCGTATGTTCGCCTCTTTATTTTTGGATACCCAATGTGTGTGTTTTGCCGTAAGCGAACATATTGAACTATCCGCGATAGATAATATGAACTTCGCATCAACCTTTTTTTGTCTTCAAGAAATGCGTGCTTGTTTTTTGCTTTTACTATTCAACTTCTATGCTCTTTTCTTTTGTAACAATTTCATGAAGGAGAAGGAAAGCAGCAACATAATGTGCCTCAGAGAGCAACTAGTTTGGAAAACCAACCATGATACATTTTTTACCGTAAAGAACAAGAACAAGTTTTCCATTATTTTAACTTGAACTTCTCCATTTTATTCACCTACACACAAATGTCGCGGCTGCCACCTACAACGCCAGTACACTTTTAGTAAAGAATTACTAAAATAGCTTTCATAAACATTGGACCtctattttgtttaaatttgaacttctatacAAATGAATTATGGATCTCTCTATCCATCCCCATTTAGTACATGATGGAACCTGTCGGGTACTAACACAAACACATACTGTGAACACGCCATGGGCATCCAGTGATAATTTATGCATCAAGTGGCACATCAAAAAGGAAGAAAATGCATCAGGGTCAGAAAATTGAAGCTCCAGGAGACATCACGACCAACTGCACAATGTTATAGATCTCCACAGGTTATGGGCGCAACTTTCTTCCGGATTGCAAGTCATTCAGTGCTAATTGTCCAGCGCCGGTGGCCATGGGCATCCAGTGATAATTATGCAGTGTCGATGGCAGGAGTCAACTCGGTTGGATCGCAAGGCGTTCTTCTTCTCTGTAATGAGACCGCCACTTCTTTGATTGTTGCATATTTCCTTCTTCAAATTTCATCTTTGAACTTCTGCATTTTGTTTTTCCGCTGCAACCTGAAACAAAGGGAAATTTTTTGAACGTTTTTAGCACTGCCTTCAATGAAATTTTATATGCTTTTGGCTCTGAATTTTTGTAACTCCGTAATGCAAATTTACATATTCTTTTTTACTCTGCAGGTGGGTTCATTTAACTATTGTTTTTATTCTCCAAACATACATATTGTGGAGTCAGAACTTATATATTTTATATCATTGAACTTCTAGATTTTTCAAATGAAATCAGCACACAAGTTGGGGCAAATATAGTGGGAAATCATAGACCCAAATTTCTCTTTTTTCTTGGTTGGTAATATCTTTTAACATAGTCCAACCTTGCTGAGATTACATCTTTGCACATCTGAAAAAATTACAGCACCAAACTTTTGAACATTACAAAGAGAAAAAATACCAACCTTTTTAAATCATCTTGAACTACAGAAGCAAGGAGGCAAGAGAATAGACGAGGAGAAGATGGTGTGGTTGGTGGGGTGTACAACCTGCAGGGGAACCAGCTGTGGGTGGTTGAGCTCGAGCTCCCTCGGCATGGCCCTGCCTCTGTGCCCACGTCCAGTGGGTGGCTGGACGTGGTTGCACGCATCAGCAACGGACAGTGGTGGGGGTGGTTGCCGCAACATCGAGTGTATGTGGTGGACCTCGGCGGCAGCGGCAGACGCGGCAAGCTGCAAGTCAATACCTCCAGGTGAAGTGTTTGTGCAAATCACTGAATAATAAGTTGTGTTAGCTAGCACAACGGTGCAAGAATTCGAACATATATTTTCTCTGCCAGAGCTAATGTACACTGCACGTAACCCAAACTGTCTCTCTCTCGCGTATTTCTTGTTGATTAACGTGGTTGGGTCATTTAGTCAGGGCGATTTATCCATGGAGATGCTGCTCAAAGCCTCGCCTGATATAAGACACCACCATTAATGACAATTTGCGACTGCATGTATTCTTGTAATCCCAATTGTTAATAGAATACCAAGTATACACAGTAAGGTTCAAGCTTTTCAGCCATACGTACCTGCAGGTCGAGACCTCCTCCAGCTGTAGTTTGAGACCTCCCCCAGCTGCAGGTCGGCCGGAGAGAGGATGTTGGCGGTGCAGTGGATGACCGCGGGAACATCGATGGAGGAGCACGGGCAACTGTAGGAAGGCAGAGCGGCCGCTGGCTCTATGAAAGAAGGTCGGAGCGACGTATTCGAGGGAGGGGTGTACGATACGGGACCTGAACCTCGACGGCACTGGGGGGGATGAGCCACGGGCGGTGGGCAGCGCCGTCGCCCACCGGCGAGCCCGAGATCCAGTGGTAGAAGGGGTTGGGGCCCGCGCCTGGATCTGGGAGCAGGAGATGCACCACCGCTGCGCAGGAGAAAGCCAGCTGACGGTGGTTGCTGGTGGCACGCGCGGAGGGAGGGCACGCGCGGAGGGAGGGCCACTGCTATAGTTGAAGCAGGGGGAAGCGGCCTCCATGGTTGAAGCATAGGAGATGCGGCCTCCATAGTTGGATCCTGGTGGGGGATGGCGGATGCATGAGATCCTAGTTGGGGGCGGCACGTGTCACCGGCACCAGGTAGTTGCGGGAGGGCGACGACCTCTCGGGTGGGCAGGTGGGAAACGTGGGGGTCAGGGTGGCCCGCAACGGGGTCCCGGGTGCGGCGGCCGGGCTGGAGTTGGCGAGGAAGGTGGGGATCGGGAGGGGATCGGCTGGTGGGGATAGTGGGGGGAGGGGTCGGGGGTGCGTTGACCGGTTCGGTAGTTCGGGAGAAACTCTCTCGCGGTgcgtcgtgatccaaataactattctaatctcctactccctccgttcggaattacttgtctcgaaaatagatgtatctagaactaaaatacatctagatacattcatttttgcgacaagtaattttgaacagaggaagtactattcttgggtctattatgataacacccttaagagtcttattctgctaacacctaaCTTTATTCTGTTAACACTTGTGTACTGCTCCAATCCCCGCGGCCCACTTTCTAGGTACTCCCCCGCTGCAAGCCACCCTCTAGACCACCTTCTTCCACACCACCATCCGACGCCCCACCCAACCCCACCTTCTTCCACACCACCACTCGACGCCCCACCCAACCGTACCATCTCCGGCGCCCCATCTCCCCCACCATCGCGGCGCCCCACCAGCCTCTCCCATCCGGCGCGCCACCACCTTCCACCCCCGCGGCGGCCCACCAACCCCACCCCTCAGGCGCCCCACCGCCCTCATCACCGCGGCGCCCCAGCACCCCCTCCCCTCCGGCGCGNNNNNNNNNNNNNNNNNNNNNNNNNNNNNNNNNNNNNNNNNNNNNNNNNNNNNNNNNNNNNNNNNNNNNNNNNNNNNNNNNNNNNNNNNNNNNNNNNNNNNNNNNNNNNNNNNNNNNNNNNNNNNNNNNNNNNNNNNNNNNNNNNNNNNNNNNNNNNNNNNNNNNNNNNNNNNNNNNNNNNNNNNNNNNNNNNNNNNNNNNNNNNNNNNNNNNNNNNNNNNNNNNNNNNNNNNNNNNNNNNNNNNNNNNNNNNNNNNNNNNNNNNNNNNNNNNNNNNNNNNNNNNNNNNGTGCCGAGCTTCCACCGCCGGATCTGGCCCACCCCGCCCCACCAAGGCCACGGCTACCTCACCGCCCCGCGACGGCCAACCTCCACGGCCCCGACCCCGCGCCGCTCCGGCCGCGACCATAGCCCCGCCACACGATGGCCGGCCTCCACGGCCCCCGCGCCGCCCCAACCGCGGCCCCAGCTCTGCCCGCTCCGCAATCAATGGTGTCGGGCGCGTCGGCGGCACCGCTATTCCTCCCCATCCACCCTCCCCCGAGCCGTTGCTGAATAGGATCCGGTCCACCTAGCGCCGGATTTGTGATAGACCACCGCGGTGATGCACGCAGCAAACCACCCTGACCCTGGATCCTCCTCCCTTGTGCTCACCCGCCGAGTGCCACATCCACTTGACCCCATCTCGTTTTCTCAGTGCAGTTCAGTGGCGCGTGGACATGCAATGCGAGGGCGTCGGCAAAATGGTGACGAGGATGGTGTGTGCCTTCTTGATCGTGGGCTCGTTCGTTTTGTAGCTCAATTTTGCTCGTCAATGCAGCCCATTTTTCCTCATTCGAGCAGTCCATAATGCTCCTCGGCAACCACTTGAGATCCTTCCTCATTCATATTGTGGTGTGTGGTTGGAGGATGAGAAGGAGGTAGGTGCGGGGCTTGGTGGATGAGGAGGAGGTAGGTGCGAGGCCGGCGCAATTTTTGCACTTCACTGGGGTGACACCCCCCTGCTGTTCACTTGGCGATGCAAAACAGTTCTTTTGCTCTGCATGCTGCTCACTTGACGCGGCAGTGCAATTCTCTGCTCTACATGCACTTCGGTGCACCATGCAGTACGCTCGTCGCGGTCGTGCGGTTTGCTGGCGACTCTGGACCAGAGATGCCACGTACATGCGAGGTTCAGATGGCCCTGGAGTGCAGCTCGGACGGGCTGCGTGTGATGGCCTTGGTgtgattttttgttgttgttgtcccTGGTTTTGTTGTTTTGATCggaggaaatttgatgtgttttGCATTGCTCTAAACGTGTATTCTTTCATGGACGCAATTGCAGTACGGTGCATAGTACGAAGGAGTTCACTTTGTAAAAAATGTACAAAGGAGTTCACCTTTCATTATTTTTGGAGGAATTTTTTTGCAAATTTGTATGGACATCGATGCAGTTTATTAAGAAAACCTTGGCGGTGCACTtcacaaaacaaaaaaaacgaTGCAGTTCATGGTTGCTCTGATGCGTTACACACATGCGATTTCGTTAAATTATATTTTGCAGGAGAAGATGAACACATCAAAAATTTGATGCAGCTCACTAACATTAACAATGTAGCTCACTAATATTGACCATGTAGTCTAGATGAATTTACAAAAAAAATAAGAAAGACAAAACGATTATGCAGCTCACTTCAACATAGGTTGTGGTTGACTTGCCCTCGTCACCGCGGTACTAGTTCATAAAAAATGTTGAAAAACACTCGCAAAAACTCGTGTGAGAAAGTTTACTCCcgacaaaagaaatcatgaagttcacctGCCCGTCTAATGCAGTGCAGTTTTTAATTTGAAGTAGTGCGGTTTTCTGTATGATGCAGTACATGCGACGATTTGGGTGTCgtaaaaaacagagtgtccgcattttggtatttttaaatagatagcgaagaaggccgcaaagcgagctgttggtgaagcaaggggtcgggcgtatgaggacctctaccaacggttaggcatgaaggaaggcgaaagggacatctataagatggccaagatccgagagatgaagacgagggatattggccaagtcaaatgcatcaaggacggagcaggccaactcttggtgaaggacgaggagattaagcatacatggcgggagtacttcgacaagctgttcaatggggagaatgaaagCTCTACCATTGAATTGGACGACtcttttgatgagaccagca is drawn from Triticum dicoccoides isolate Atlit2015 ecotype Zavitan chromosome 6B, WEW_v2.0, whole genome shotgun sequence and contains these coding sequences:
- the LOC119321139 gene encoding uncharacterized protein LOC119321139, producing the protein MVGEMGRRRWYGWVGRRVVVWKKQWPSLRACPPSARATSNHRQLAFSCAAVVHLLLPDPGAGPNPFYHWISGSPVGDGAAHRPWLIPPSAVEVQLPVLLHRCSRGHPLHRQHPLSGRPAAGGGLKLQLEEVSTCSLPRLPLPPRSTTYTRCCGNHPHHCPLLMRATTSSHPLDVGTEAGPCRGSSSSTTHSWFPCRLYTPPTTPSSPRLFSCLLASVVQDDLKRLQRKNKMQKFKDEI